Proteins encoded in a region of the Cygnus olor isolate bCygOlo1 chromosome 4, bCygOlo1.pri.v2, whole genome shotgun sequence genome:
- the LOC121069599 gene encoding probable E3 ubiquitin-protein ligase HERC3 isoform X1 translates to MAGGRKKQRLRQRQRAGQQKRSPQQRPAAAEEHVQLQRKEEVKCSNCNETHTLLLSCDGKLSKHWVTSSDNCFKPRLVEELGNREIVQIACGDHHSMALSRGSELFTWGQNAYGQLGVGRQVTLTPKPQLVKGLKGIPLAQIAAGGAHSIAVSLSGAVYSWGKNDFGQLGLGHTEDKDYPSYIEALEHWKAVFISCGADHTAVLSKDGLVCTFGAGGAGQLGHNSTRNELTPRVVAELWGARVSQVACGRQHTLVYVPSLDKVYLFGSDEGQLGNERVANQLIPLPINSPVDNGKFCQENNTSQKVIKTTSEEKESIVLCLKERNSYPLNGIATLKENEVDAWISNSRPKHWETTKKNIRLIFSSEACINGSFLEKRDKHFKTSKEISGVDMREVQCFYNKISNKTIYQEVQNGIKNLLPSLSSSPISPENFRVYLILPFLLQGDDESSYCSLRLLAKAILKLRQKDRKALECLWSNLDTLLFKNLVHIYQKLSQNTLHRLIRKNGVLQIHLFEHETTLRLHETLQILNILYQVNTRAGFRLQENNFYVSEVKKIIKWLFNMKHFMIFQSTLGMLTKYPCIFDMHDKILVHYLECNSLYTCCNFLGWIYEKPYILAVRREHLLDDIRHHLITAQNDQFSRNLKVLFVGEEGRDDGGLCQELFATAARAFSDPRSGAFRHFSSRLVWFPSQVPSHDNTFVLIGTLFGMAFYNKCHAPFPFPSALFKKMLNIAPTLEDLRELMPAVARNLQNILNEESEDELESQHMTFVQLEEGGSVVELKENGTNIPVTKHNRKEFVDLYVNYIFNESVRKPFEDFMQGFLRGCPARSWKMFLPVELQVVLLGHATYNWRLLQKNVMYGGYQESHQTIKNFWTVFFKLPEEKKKKFLAFLSGSDRIPAYGLEYFSFAIQDPGWENPDNFFPLANACSHILFLPRYSSKEILEKKFLCAIEHDEGFAFK, encoded by the exons ATGGCcgggggaaggaaaaagcagcgGCTGCGGCAGCGGCAGCGGGCCGGACAGCAGAagcgcagcccccagcagcggCCGGCGGCAGCGGAAG AACATGTGCAGttacagagaaaggaggaggtgaAATGTTCCAACTGTAATGAAACACATACGCTCCTTCTCTCCTGTGATGGGAAGCTTTCCAAACACTGGGTTACATCTTCGGATAACTGCTTTAAGCCAAG GCTGGTGGAAGAACTGGGAAACCGAGAAATTGTTCAAATAGCCTGTGGGGACCATCACTCCATGGCACTGTCCAGAG GAAGTGAGCTCTTTACCTGGGGCCAGAATGCCTATGGACAGCTTGGAGTGGGGAGACAAGTCACACTCACCCCCAAACCACAGCTGGTGAAAGGACTAAAGGGCATCCCACTTGCTCAAattgctgctggaggagctcaCAGCATTGCTGTGTCACTCTCTGGAGCCGTGTACTCCTGGGGAAAGAACGACTTTGGACAGCTGGGACTCGGACACACGGAAg acaaGGACTACCCATCATACATTGAAGCATTAGAGCACTGGAAGGCTGTATTTATCTCATGTGGGGCAGATCATACTGCAGTTCTCTCCAAG GATGGCTTGGTGTGCACATTtggagcaggaggggctggCCAGCTTGGTCACAACTCCACCCGGAATGAACTAACACCTCGTGTAGTGGCTGAGCTGTGGGGAGCAAGAGTTTCACAGGTTGCCTGTGGAAG aCAGCACACCCTGGTCTATGTCCCCTCCTTGGACAAAGTCTATTTATTTGGTTCTGATGAAGGACAGCTGGGAAATGAGAGAGTGGCTAATCAATTGATACCACTTCCCATCAATTCACCAGTGGATAATGGAAAATTCTGTCAGG aaaacaacacCTCACAAAAGGTGATTAAAACTACgtcagaagaaaaggagagtaTTGTCCTTTGCTTGAAGGAAAGG AATTCCTATCCTTTGAATGGAATTGCAACTCTGAAGGAGAACGAAGTGGATGCATGGATTTCTAATTCCCGTCCAAAACACTGGGAAACTACAAAAAA gAATATCAGACTGATCTTTTCATCTGAGGCTTGCATCAATGGAAGCTTCCTGGAGAAGAG agacaaacatttcaaaacttcCAAAGAAATCTCAGGTGTAGACATGAGAGAAGTGCAATGTTTTTATAACAAGATCAGCAACAAGACAATCTACCAGGAG gtGCAAAATGGAATTAAGAATTTGCTGCCATCATTGTCTTCTTCTCCCATCTCACCTGAAAATTTCAGAGTCTACTTGATCTTGCCTTTCCTTCTTCAGGGAGATGATGAGAGCTCTTACTGTTCTCTCAGGCTGTTAGCAAAAGCCATTTTGAAGCTCCGGCAGAAGGACCGGAAAGCCCTTG aatgCCTGTGGTCAAATCTAGACACATTACTTTTCAAGAATCTGGTCCATATATATCAGAAGCTTTCCCAGAACACACTGCATCGATTAATCAGGAAAAATGGAGTGTTGCAAATACATCTCTTTGAACACGAGACTACTCTTAGATTGCATGAGACTCTGCAAATACTGAATATTCTTTACCAG GTGAACACCAGGGCTGGCTTCAGACTACAAGAAAACAACTTCTATGTGTCCgaagtgaaaaaaattatcaaatgGTTATTcaacatgaaacatttt ATGATATTTCAGAGTACTCTAGGGATGCTGACCAAATATCCATGCATCTTTGACATGCACGACAAGATCTTGGTTCATTATTTAGAATGCAACAGTCTGTACACGTGCTGCAACTTT CTAGGCTGGATATATGAGAAACCCTATATTCTTGCTGTCAGACGAGAACACCTTCTGGATGACATACGGCATCATTTAATAACAGCACAAAATGATCAATTCAGCAGGAACTTAAAA GTGCTGTTCGTGGGCGAGGAAGGGCGGGATGATGGCGGGCTGTGCCAGGAGCTCTTCGCTACCGCCGCCAGGGCCTTCAGCGACCCCCGGAGCGGTGCCTTCCGCCACTTCTCCTCCCGGCTGGTCTGGTTCCCCAGTCAG GTGCCAAGCCACGACAACACTTTTGTCCTGATTGGGACCCTGTTTGGGATGGCTTTTTATAACAAATGCCAtgctcccttccccttccccagcgcTCTCTTCAAGAAGATGTTGAACATCGCACCCACCCTGGAGGATCTGAGGGAGCTGATGCCAGCAGTAGCCAG gaatcttcagaatattttgaatgaaGAATCTGAGGATGAGCTTGAGAGCCAGCACATGACCTTCGTG cAACTAGAAGAAGGAGGTTCTGTGGTTGAGCTTAAAGAAAATGGTACCAACATTCCTGTCACTAAGCATAACAg gaaGGAATTTGTTGACTTATATGTGAATTACATATTCAATGAATCAGTACGGAAGCCATTTGAGGACTTTATGCAAGGTTTTTTAAGAGGCTGCCCAGCTAGAAGCTGGAAGATGTTTCTCCCTGTTGAGCTCCAAGTTGTTCTCCTGGGACACGCAACATACAACTGGCGTCTGCTGCAAAAG AATGTGATGTACGGAGGCTATCAGGAGTCACATCAAACCATCAAGAATTTTTGGACTGTGTTTTTCAAgctcccagaagaaaaaaagaaaaagtttcttg cttttttgtCAGGATCTGATCGAATCCCTGCCTATGGACTGGAATATTTTAGCTTTGCTATTCAAGATCCTGGATGGGAAAAtccagataatttttttcctctagctaATGCCTGCAGCCAcattctcttcctccccaggtACAGCAGTAAGGAAATACTGGAGAAAAAGTTCCTCTGTGCCATAGAGCATGATGAAGGTTTTGCCTTTAAGTGA
- the LOC121069599 gene encoding probable E3 ubiquitin-protein ligase HERC3 isoform X2, whose translation MAGGRKKQRLRQRQRAGQQKRSPQQRPAAAEEHVQLQRKEEVKCSNCNETHTLLLSCDGKLSKHWVTSSDNCFKPRLVEELGNREIVQIACGDHHSMALSRGSELFTWGQNAYGQLGVGRQVTLTPKPQLVKGLKGIPLAQIAAGGAHSIAVSLSGAVYSWGKNDFGQLGLGHTEDKDYPSYIEALEHWKAVFISCGADHTAVLSKDGLVCTFGAGGAGQLGHNSTRNELTPRVVAELWGARVSQVACGRQHTLVYVPSLDKVYLFGSDEGQLGNERVANQLIPLPINSPVDNGKFCQENNTSQKVIKTTSEEKESIVLCLKERNSYPLNGIATLKENEVDAWISNSRPKHWETTKKNIRLIFSSEACINGSFLEKRDKHFKTSKEISGVDMREVQCFYNKISNKTIYQEVQNGIKNLLPSLSSSPISPENFRVYLILPFLLQGDDESSYCSLRLLAKAILKLRQKDRKALECLWSNLDTLLFKNLVHIYQKLSQNTLHRLIRKNGVLQIHLFEHETTLRLHETLQILNILYQVNTRAGFRLQENNFYVSEVKKIIKWLFNMKHFMIFQSTLGMLTKYPCIFDMHDKILVHYLECNSLYTCCNFLGWIYEKPYILAVRREHLLDDIRHHLITAQNDQFSRNLKVLFVGEEGRDDGGLCQELFATAARAFSDPRSGAFRHFSSRLVWFPSQVPSHDNTFVLIGTLFGMAFYNKCHAPFPFPSALFKKMLNIAPTLEDLRELMPAVARNLQNILNEESEDELESQHMTFVQLEEGGSVVELKENGTNIPVTKHNRM comes from the exons ATGGCcgggggaaggaaaaagcagcgGCTGCGGCAGCGGCAGCGGGCCGGACAGCAGAagcgcagcccccagcagcggCCGGCGGCAGCGGAAG AACATGTGCAGttacagagaaaggaggaggtgaAATGTTCCAACTGTAATGAAACACATACGCTCCTTCTCTCCTGTGATGGGAAGCTTTCCAAACACTGGGTTACATCTTCGGATAACTGCTTTAAGCCAAG GCTGGTGGAAGAACTGGGAAACCGAGAAATTGTTCAAATAGCCTGTGGGGACCATCACTCCATGGCACTGTCCAGAG GAAGTGAGCTCTTTACCTGGGGCCAGAATGCCTATGGACAGCTTGGAGTGGGGAGACAAGTCACACTCACCCCCAAACCACAGCTGGTGAAAGGACTAAAGGGCATCCCACTTGCTCAAattgctgctggaggagctcaCAGCATTGCTGTGTCACTCTCTGGAGCCGTGTACTCCTGGGGAAAGAACGACTTTGGACAGCTGGGACTCGGACACACGGAAg acaaGGACTACCCATCATACATTGAAGCATTAGAGCACTGGAAGGCTGTATTTATCTCATGTGGGGCAGATCATACTGCAGTTCTCTCCAAG GATGGCTTGGTGTGCACATTtggagcaggaggggctggCCAGCTTGGTCACAACTCCACCCGGAATGAACTAACACCTCGTGTAGTGGCTGAGCTGTGGGGAGCAAGAGTTTCACAGGTTGCCTGTGGAAG aCAGCACACCCTGGTCTATGTCCCCTCCTTGGACAAAGTCTATTTATTTGGTTCTGATGAAGGACAGCTGGGAAATGAGAGAGTGGCTAATCAATTGATACCACTTCCCATCAATTCACCAGTGGATAATGGAAAATTCTGTCAGG aaaacaacacCTCACAAAAGGTGATTAAAACTACgtcagaagaaaaggagagtaTTGTCCTTTGCTTGAAGGAAAGG AATTCCTATCCTTTGAATGGAATTGCAACTCTGAAGGAGAACGAAGTGGATGCATGGATTTCTAATTCCCGTCCAAAACACTGGGAAACTACAAAAAA gAATATCAGACTGATCTTTTCATCTGAGGCTTGCATCAATGGAAGCTTCCTGGAGAAGAG agacaaacatttcaaaacttcCAAAGAAATCTCAGGTGTAGACATGAGAGAAGTGCAATGTTTTTATAACAAGATCAGCAACAAGACAATCTACCAGGAG gtGCAAAATGGAATTAAGAATTTGCTGCCATCATTGTCTTCTTCTCCCATCTCACCTGAAAATTTCAGAGTCTACTTGATCTTGCCTTTCCTTCTTCAGGGAGATGATGAGAGCTCTTACTGTTCTCTCAGGCTGTTAGCAAAAGCCATTTTGAAGCTCCGGCAGAAGGACCGGAAAGCCCTTG aatgCCTGTGGTCAAATCTAGACACATTACTTTTCAAGAATCTGGTCCATATATATCAGAAGCTTTCCCAGAACACACTGCATCGATTAATCAGGAAAAATGGAGTGTTGCAAATACATCTCTTTGAACACGAGACTACTCTTAGATTGCATGAGACTCTGCAAATACTGAATATTCTTTACCAG GTGAACACCAGGGCTGGCTTCAGACTACAAGAAAACAACTTCTATGTGTCCgaagtgaaaaaaattatcaaatgGTTATTcaacatgaaacatttt ATGATATTTCAGAGTACTCTAGGGATGCTGACCAAATATCCATGCATCTTTGACATGCACGACAAGATCTTGGTTCATTATTTAGAATGCAACAGTCTGTACACGTGCTGCAACTTT CTAGGCTGGATATATGAGAAACCCTATATTCTTGCTGTCAGACGAGAACACCTTCTGGATGACATACGGCATCATTTAATAACAGCACAAAATGATCAATTCAGCAGGAACTTAAAA GTGCTGTTCGTGGGCGAGGAAGGGCGGGATGATGGCGGGCTGTGCCAGGAGCTCTTCGCTACCGCCGCCAGGGCCTTCAGCGACCCCCGGAGCGGTGCCTTCCGCCACTTCTCCTCCCGGCTGGTCTGGTTCCCCAGTCAG GTGCCAAGCCACGACAACACTTTTGTCCTGATTGGGACCCTGTTTGGGATGGCTTTTTATAACAAATGCCAtgctcccttccccttccccagcgcTCTCTTCAAGAAGATGTTGAACATCGCACCCACCCTGGAGGATCTGAGGGAGCTGATGCCAGCAGTAGCCAG gaatcttcagaatattttgaatgaaGAATCTGAGGATGAGCTTGAGAGCCAGCACATGACCTTCGTG cAACTAGAAGAAGGAGGTTCTGTGGTTGAGCTTAAAGAAAATGGTACCAACATTCCTGTCACTAAGCATAACAg AATGTGA
- the LOC121069603 gene encoding protein preY, mitochondrial isoform X1, translating into MLRGGRGAVAALRRAAGSRGAGGHGQGQGQALEPTLLRFLVCPLSKRPLRYDESTNELINEELGIAYPVIDGIPNMIPEAARTTRKKPPADSLKETSGPAGPQQ; encoded by the exons ATGTTAcgaggggggcgcggggccgtgGCGGCGCtgaggcgggcggcggggagccgcggggcgggcggccacggccaggggcaggggcaggcgcTGGAGCCGACCCTGCTGCGCTTCTTGGTGTGCCCGCTCTCCAAGCGGCCGCTGAG GTATGACGAGTCTACTAACGAGCTCATTAATGAGGAGCTGGGCATCGCGTATCCCGTCATCGATGGCATCCCGAACATGATCCCAGAGGCTGCCAGGACAACGCGGAAGAAGCCCCCGGCTGACAGCTTGAAGGAGACCTCAGGGCCCGCTGGGCCCCAGCAGTAA
- the LOC121069603 gene encoding phosphatidylinositol N-acetylglucosaminyltransferase subunit Y isoform X2 codes for MAGGGVLPSLPTLTVLVPLLSLAGLFYAAAVDETFPQGCTSTNSLCFYSLLLPITIPVYVFFHLWTWMGIKLFRHN; via the coding sequence ATGGCTGGAGGGGGCGTactgccctccctgcccacaCTGACCGTCCTCGTTCCGCTCCTGTCCCTAGCAGGCTTGTTCTATGCAGCCGCTGTGGATGAGACCTTCCCGcagggctgcaccagcacaaaCAGCTTGTGTTTCTATAGTCTCCTCCTTCCTATTACAATACCAGTTTATGTGTTCTTCCACCTGTGGACCTGGATGGGGATTAAGCTCTTTAGGCACAACTAG